Within the Flavobacterium sp. CG_23.5 genome, the region CGCCAAGATAGATTGCTTTATAACCGTGCAATAAAATTTCGTATTGCAAATACATCAAACCCAACTCATGTATTTCATTTAATGGAAGCGAGAGGACAAAAACTTTATCTAATTTAGTTGGTTTTAAAACTTGCAGTTTTTCCGTATTTACCAGCAGTTTTTGTTTTATCAAGTAGCTAATAAAATGCTCGTGCGCGGGGGATATTGTGTCAGACTGCCATAATAATCCCAGTTCGTTCATCAAAGGAATGAAGACTTCATGAAATATTTCTTTAAATGATTTGTCCGCAATTAACCAATTGTAGGTGGTAAAAAATAATTCCTGGTCAAAGTTCATCATTGCCATTTTGAAAGCACTGATTGCGTGACTTTTGGCTGTTTTGCTTGAAATTATTTCGCGAACAAGCGAAGGTATTTTATCCTGAGGATAGGTTGCAATTTTCGAAATCTTGTATCCATAATCATGCAACAAAGTAATATTCAACAGTTTTTGTAAACTGGCCAAATCATATAATCGAATATTGGTATCTGTTCGCATGGGTTGAAGTATGTCATATCTTTTCTCCCAAATTCGTATTGTATGCGCTTTTATTCCTGAAAGGTTTTCAAGATCTTTTATGCTGAATACGTTTTTTACATTGTTCATCGTTTACCTAAATTTAATAAACAAATGTAAAATAAATTTACTTATAAATCTCAAATAACTTAAAAACTATAGTATTATTCCAAAGTGACGCTTTTAAATGCATTTAATTTATCTAAATTCAGAATAGTCTTAGAATTATCATCACTTCTGCCGTACATGGGTTCAAACTTTGCCCCAAATACTATTTCTGCAAAAGTATAGGAAGTACGAGTTGCCACGGTATTACTAAACATATCGTCGAAGGTTTTAATGTAAACAACTATTTCTCCATTCGTGTTACTAAAATCTTCTTTGGAATAACCAAATAGTGGACTGTCTTCTGTAATGGGATGTACTAAAGTCCAACTTAAAGTTAGTGCATTAATTCTCTCCATTTCTAAAGCTAAAGAGTAGAATTTGTTAATTAATTTTCCATCTTCCTCTACGCTCATTCCTAGCGTTACTTTGGCTTCAGCATCGGTGAAATTAGTATTTTTAAAAGGCGTAGTTCGAATCATCAACCCCGTAATTTCTCCATATGGCGCAATCAATGCGTTGTTTGAAAATTTCAAAAAGGCAGTAGGTTTACTAAATCGACCAAAAAATAAACCCGTAGCAATTGCAAAACTCAATAGTCCAAAAAGTGCTTCAGCCGCAGAAAGCGCACTGGTCAAAAAACCGGAAGGACTAATATGCCCGTAACCAACAGTAGTAAAGGTTTGTGCACTAAAAAAATAAGCTTGCCCGAATTTGACCCATTCACTATCATTATTTGCAATTCCATTTAAATGCTCAATTCCGATTCCATAATAAATCGACGCAAAAATAAAATTAATTCCAACATAGAAACTTAAAATAATAAGCATAAATTTCCATGTAGCCATGTCAATCATTGTGTGATACCAACTGATTCGGTGCAAAATATGCATTCCTCGTTTTTCCACATTTGCTGTACCATTTTTGTTCACATAACGACCACCATAACTGTTTGCGTTAGTTCCGAAACCTGTGTTCTTATCCGCTTTTGCTTTAGCATTTATATTTTTCAAAAGAGATTTGTTTTTTATAATTAGTTCATAGTAAAATTAGTTAAAATCTAATTCAAAAGAAAGACGCTTTTTTTTAAAAAAATTAAACCTGATGAGTCATAATATTCACTTTTTTTGAAGCAACCAACATGAAAAACTCCTGAAGATCTTTCCAAACTTAAATTCAATTTTAAATTACAAAAACATTTATAAAAAAACGTAAAAAATAACCAAACTACTTGAAAATCAGTACCTTTATTATACTGATTTTTAATTATATAAAACCTACAGTTATGTATGACGAGATGTTTGAAGATCGAATTGAGGCTGCTGTACTACTTTCAGAGAGGTTAAAAAAATATAAGAATAGCAATGCCATAGTTCTTGCTGTTCCTCGAGGTGGAGTACCCATTGGATTAATAATTGCCAAAAATTTACATCTCCCAT harbors:
- a CDS encoding ion channel → MKNINAKAKADKNTGFGTNANSYGGRYVNKNGTANVEKRGMHILHRISWYHTMIDMATWKFMLIILSFYVGINFIFASIYYGIGIEHLNGIANNDSEWVKFGQAYFFSAQTFTTVGYGHISPSGFLTSALSAAEALFGLLSFAIATGLFFGRFSKPTAFLKFSNNALIAPYGEITGLMIRTTPFKNTNFTDAEAKVTLGMSVEEDGKLINKFYSLALEMERINALTLSWTLVHPITEDSPLFGYSKEDFSNTNGEIVVYIKTFDDMFSNTVATRTSYTFAEIVFGAKFEPMYGRSDDNSKTILNLDKLNAFKSVTLE
- a CDS encoding MerR family transcriptional regulator; its protein translation is MNNVKNVFSIKDLENLSGIKAHTIRIWEKRYDILQPMRTDTNIRLYDLASLQKLLNITLLHDYGYKISKIATYPQDKIPSLVREIISSKTAKSHAISAFKMAMMNFDQELFFTTYNWLIADKSFKEIFHEVFIPLMNELGLLWQSDTISPAHEHFISYLIKQKLLVNTEKLQVLKPTKLDKVFVLSLPLNEIHELGLMYLQYEILLHGYKAIYLGESMPIENLKDLKKHFDSIVFVSYLTVQPEKDVVNEYVAKMTVELLDDTNELWYIGRMVEFIKREELSEKISIFTSMTELINHI